In a genomic window of Vicinamibacterales bacterium:
- a CDS encoding ChbG/HpnK family deacetylase → MRLIGTLLLGMVALQPAATEIRLVVKGDDMGAAHGINTATIAAYKQGILTTTNVIVPGPWFPEAARLLKENPGLDVGVHLALTSEWDNVKWRPVASVPSLVDEDGWLLPMVQPRPAAEPGRSLKERGWKLDEIERELRAQLAIAKRHVPQATYTWNHMGFTSLGPEVAALVSRLSKEYGLVVPSELGIQPLGRVYDGRDSGQVKADKLAAKLETLAPGLWLHIDHASTDDPEMRAIGHQGYEWVAADRSANVDAWTSPKVREVITRRGIRLTNYRELAGTLAAAR, encoded by the coding sequence ATGCGACTGATCGGCACGTTACTGCTGGGGATGGTCGCGCTGCAGCCGGCGGCGACCGAGATCCGCCTCGTCGTCAAAGGGGACGACATGGGCGCGGCGCACGGCATCAACACGGCCACCATCGCCGCCTACAAGCAGGGGATTCTCACCACGACCAACGTGATCGTTCCCGGGCCCTGGTTCCCCGAGGCGGCGCGCCTGCTCAAGGAGAATCCCGGCCTCGACGTCGGCGTCCATCTCGCGCTGACGAGCGAATGGGACAACGTCAAGTGGCGGCCGGTGGCGTCCGTGCCGTCGCTGGTCGACGAAGACGGGTGGCTGTTGCCGATGGTGCAGCCGCGCCCGGCTGCGGAGCCCGGGCGCAGTCTGAAGGAGCGCGGCTGGAAACTGGACGAGATCGAGCGCGAGCTGCGCGCCCAGCTGGCCATCGCGAAACGGCACGTGCCGCAGGCCACCTACACCTGGAACCACATGGGCTTCACGTCCCTCGGTCCCGAGGTGGCGGCGCTGGTCTCGCGGTTGAGCAAGGAGTACGGGCTGGTGGTGCCGTCCGAGCTGGGCATTCAGCCGCTGGGGCGCGTCTACGACGGGCGCGACTCGGGCCAGGTGAAGGCGGACAAGCTCGCGGCGAAGCTGGAGACGCTCGCGCCCGGCCTGTGGCTGCACATCGACCACGCGTCGACTGACGATCCCGAAATGCGCGCGATCGGCCACCAGGGCTACGAGTGGGTCGCCGCGGATCGCAGCGCGAACGTCGACGCGTGGACCAGCCCCAAGGTGCGCGAGGTGATCACGCGCCGCGGCATCAGGCTGACGAACTACCGCGAGCTGGCGGGAACGCTCGCGGCGGCGCGCTAG
- a CDS encoding DUF1326 domain-containing protein, translating to MVLTGNVVIACNCDWGCPCNFNARPSRGNCEGGWIWMIERGEVNGVSVDGLGVALYAAWPAAIHEGGGRAACYLDERADAAQRAALTSLLAGEAGGPWGLFRKTYELHGPDPARFDVSLARHATRATIGDFVELELTTIRNPVTQADAHPEIVLPEGLVTKHGSAAMSRVFRVRGAVEYDHSGQYAAFGPFSYS from the coding sequence ATGGTGTTGACCGGGAACGTGGTGATCGCGTGCAACTGCGACTGGGGCTGTCCGTGCAATTTCAACGCGCGCCCGAGCCGCGGCAACTGCGAGGGGGGCTGGATCTGGATGATCGAACGCGGCGAGGTGAACGGCGTCAGCGTCGATGGCCTCGGCGTCGCGTTGTATGCCGCCTGGCCCGCGGCGATTCACGAAGGGGGCGGACGCGCCGCCTGCTATCTGGACGAGCGCGCCGACGCGGCGCAGCGGGCGGCGCTCACGAGCCTGCTCGCCGGCGAGGCCGGCGGCCCGTGGGGGCTGTTCCGGAAGACCTACGAGCTGCACGGCCCCGATCCGGCGCGCTTCGACGTCTCGCTGGCGCGGCACGCCACGCGCGCCACGATCGGCGACTTCGTCGAGCTCGAGCTCACCACGATCCGCAATCCGGTGACGCAGGCGGACGCGCACCCGGAGATCGTGCTGCCTGAAGGGCTGGTCACGAAGCACGGCAGCGCCGCGATGTCGAGAGTGTTCCGCGTCCGCGGCGCGGTCGAGTACGACCACTCGGGCCAGTACGCGGCGTTCGGCCCGTTCTCGTATTCCTAG